Proteins found in one Falsirhodobacter algicola genomic segment:
- a CDS encoding dihydrodipicolinate synthase family protein gives MTRYKGLFPVAPTPFHANGDIDLDGQRRVMDCMIDQGVDGICILANYSEQFLLTDEERRILTETCLEHVAGRVPVMVTCSNFSTRIAAERAAHAAAAGASLLMIMPPYHGTGMRVDETAIYDHFARVAEAGGVPVMIQDAPLSGTQLSVAFLARVARELPLVRYFKIEVPGTAAKLRALIEAGGEDIHGPFDGEEAITLMADLDAGATGVMASALLPDLIRPVITAHAEGDRATAADLYRRILPLINYENRQCGLRAAKTVMAEGGVIGSDAVRHPLEPLHPATKAGLLELAHDVQPLALTWGK, from the coding sequence ATGACCCGCTACAAGGGGCTGTTCCCCGTTGCACCCACCCCGTTCCATGCCAATGGCGATATCGATCTGGACGGCCAACGCCGTGTGATGGATTGCATGATCGATCAGGGCGTGGACGGCATCTGCATCCTTGCCAACTATTCCGAGCAGTTCCTGCTGACCGATGAGGAACGCCGCATCCTGACCGAGACCTGCCTCGAGCATGTGGCCGGCCGCGTTCCCGTGATGGTGACCTGCAGCAACTTCTCCACTCGCATCGCGGCGGAACGGGCCGCCCATGCCGCGGCCGCCGGGGCGAGCCTTCTGATGATCATGCCGCCCTATCACGGCACCGGAATGCGCGTGGACGAAACCGCCATCTACGATCATTTCGCCCGCGTGGCCGAAGCGGGCGGCGTGCCGGTGATGATCCAAGATGCGCCGCTCAGCGGGACGCAACTGTCGGTGGCCTTCCTGGCCCGCGTCGCCCGCGAACTGCCCCTCGTGCGGTATTTCAAGATCGAGGTTCCGGGCACGGCGGCCAAGCTGCGCGCCCTGATCGAGGCGGGGGGCGAAGACATCCACGGCCCCTTCGACGGCGAAGAGGCGATCACCCTCATGGCCGATCTGGATGCCGGGGCGACGGGGGTGATGGCCTCGGCGCTGCTGCCCGACCTGATCCGCCCGGTGATCACCGCCCATGCGGAGGGGGATCGGGCCACCGCGGCCGACCTTTATCGCCGGATCCTGCCCCTCATCAACTATGAGAACCGCCAATGCGGGCTGCGCGCGGCCAAGACGGTGATGGCCGAAGGCGGGGTCATCGGATCGGACGCCGTCCGCCACCCGCTGGAGCCATTGCATCCGGCGACAAAGGCCGGTCTTCTGGAGCTTGCACATGACGTGCAACCGCTCGCGTTGACCTGGGGGAAATAG
- a CDS encoding UxaA family hydrolase yields the protein MLTDTVPALVLNPDDTVAVARRAIPAGTAFTLGERAITAAADIPSGHKIALTDTAPGQPVVKYGQVIGTASAAIAAGDHVHLHNLAMQDSHVEHRFAEAARQTPLLPEAERRTFDGYLRADGQVGTRNYIGIITSVNCSATVARAIADRFNRGSELEAFPNVDGVVALTHGTGCAISMKTEGYLYLTRVLAGYARNPNFAGILMIGLGCESNQIAFIKERFGLEEGPTLRTMTIQQLGGTRRTVEVASDIIREMLPAAQAATRTPQPLSGLKLALQCGGSDGYSGISANPALGHAADLLVRHGGTAVLSETPEIYGAEHLLTARAVTPDVARRLVDRIDWWRDYTERNGAELNNNPSHGNKAGGLTTILEKSLGAVAKGGTMPLEAVYEYAEPIDRTGFVFMDTPGYDPVAVTGQLAGGCNMLVFTTGRGSVSGFKPAPTIKVATNTAMYRHMEEDMDINCGGIVTGERTIEEAGEEIFERVIAVASGARTLSEEFDYGDNEFVPWQIGAVT from the coding sequence ATGCTTACAGATACCGTTCCCGCCCTTGTTCTGAACCCCGACGACACGGTCGCCGTGGCCCGCCGGGCGATTCCCGCAGGCACCGCCTTCACCCTGGGCGAGCGGGCGATCACCGCCGCCGCCGACATTCCGAGCGGTCACAAGATCGCGCTGACCGACACCGCCCCCGGCCAGCCGGTGGTCAAATACGGGCAGGTGATCGGCACCGCCTCGGCGGCGATTGCGGCGGGGGATCATGTGCATCTGCACAACCTCGCCATGCAGGACAGCCATGTGGAGCATCGCTTCGCCGAAGCCGCCCGCCAGACGCCGCTGCTGCCCGAGGCGGAGCGGCGCACTTTCGACGGCTATCTGCGCGCCGATGGGCAGGTGGGCACGCGCAATTACATCGGGATCATCACCTCGGTGAACTGTTCGGCCACGGTGGCGCGCGCGATCGCCGATCGCTTCAACCGGGGATCGGAACTCGAGGCGTTTCCCAATGTCGATGGCGTGGTCGCGCTGACCCATGGCACCGGCTGCGCGATCAGCATGAAGACGGAGGGCTATCTCTATCTGACGCGGGTGCTGGCGGGCTATGCGCGCAATCCCAATTTCGCCGGCATCCTGATGATCGGCCTTGGCTGCGAGAGCAATCAGATCGCCTTCATCAAGGAGCGATTCGGCCTCGAGGAAGGTCCGACGCTGCGGACGATGACGATCCAGCAACTGGGCGGCACGCGCCGCACGGTGGAGGTCGCCTCGGACATCATCCGCGAGATGCTGCCCGCCGCGCAGGCGGCCACGCGCACGCCGCAGCCGCTGTCGGGGCTGAAACTTGCGCTGCAATGCGGCGGGTCGGACGGCTATTCGGGCATTTCGGCCAATCCGGCGCTGGGCCATGCGGCGGATCTGCTGGTGCGCCATGGCGGCACGGCCGTGCTGAGCGAGACACCCGAGATCTATGGCGCCGAGCATCTTCTGACCGCCCGCGCCGTCACCCCCGACGTGGCCCGCCGCCTCGTGGACCGGATCGATTGGTGGCGCGATTACACCGAGCGGAACGGCGCGGAGCTGAACAACAACCCCTCGCACGGGAACAAGGCCGGGGGGCTGACGACGATCCTCGAAAAATCGCTCGGGGCCGTGGCCAAGGGCGGGACCATGCCGCTGGAGGCCGTCTACGAATATGCCGAACCGATCGACCGGACCGGCTTCGTGTTCATGGACACGCCCGGCTACGATCCCGTGGCGGTGACGGGGCAGTTGGCGGGCGGGTGCAACATGCTCGTCTTCACCACGGGGCGCGGATCGGTGTCGGGGTTCAAGCCTGCGCCGACGATCAAGGTCGCCACCAACACCGCCATGTACCGCCACATGGAGGAGGATATGGACATCAATTGCGGCGGCATCGTCACCGGAGAGCGCACGATCGAAGAGGCCGGGGAGGAGATCTTCGAGCGTGTCATCGCCGTCGCCTCGGGCGCACGGACGCTGAGCGAGGAGTTCGACTACGGTGACAACGAATTCGTTCCGTGGCAGATCGGGGCCGTTACCTGA
- a CDS encoding amino acid ABC transporter permease, whose product MLGLTIEQFTYLFRGTGWTVVLSLLGFAGGTLLGLPLALARRSASRTLRLLSSGFVQIVQGIPLPVIMFVVYFGMSIGGYNVPALVAAGAAMTLYASAYLGEIWKGCIQAVPKTQWEAGECLALSPLQRFVHVILPQAVRIAIPPTVGFMVQIVKNTSYSVVIGFFDLTYSAKVLNNSTYMPFTVFTIAAVLYFAICFPMSMIARRYERRLQRT is encoded by the coding sequence ATGCTTGGACTGACCATCGAACAATTCACCTACCTGTTCCGGGGCACCGGCTGGACGGTGGTGCTGTCGCTTCTCGGCTTTGCCGGCGGCACGCTTCTGGGCCTGCCCTTGGCGCTGGCCCGCCGTTCCGCCAGCCGGACGCTGCGGCTGCTGTCCTCGGGCTTCGTGCAGATCGTTCAGGGCATCCCGCTGCCGGTCATCATGTTCGTCGTCTATTTCGGGATGAGCATCGGCGGCTACAACGTGCCCGCATTGGTGGCGGCGGGGGCCGCGATGACGCTCTATGCCTCGGCCTATCTGGGGGAAATCTGGAAGGGCTGCATTCAGGCCGTGCCGAAGACGCAGTGGGAGGCCGGCGAATGCCTCGCCCTCAGCCCGCTTCAGCGTTTCGTCCATGTGATCCTGCCGCAGGCGGTGCGCATCGCCATTCCGCCCACCGTCGGCTTCATGGTGCAGATCGTGAAGAACACCTCCTACTCGGTGGTGATCGGCTTCTTCGACCTGACCTACTCGGCCAAGGTGCTGAACAATTCCACCTACATGCCCTTCACCGTCTTCACCATCGCCGCGGTGCTGTACTTCGCGATCTGTTTCCCGATGTCGATGATCGCCCGCCGCTACGAACGCCGCCTTCAACGGACGTAA
- a CDS encoding amino acid ABC transporter ATP-binding protein: MNAIHETRATTAAPLVAFRDVRKSFGAFEVLKGIDLDIAPGEVVALIGRSGSGKSTALRCVNGLEKINGGTLTVCGRHLHESGTDLRDLRKDVGIVFQSYNLFPHLTVEQNVTLAPRKVHRISAADARTLAADVLAQVGLSDKAGNYPEQLSGGQQQRVAIARSLAMRPKLMLFDEVTSALDPELTGEVLRTIERLAASGMTMVLVTHEMSFASSVADKIVFMHQGRVWETGDGRMLSAPQTAELQQFVGNGL; encoded by the coding sequence ATGAACGCCATCCATGAGACGCGGGCCACGACGGCCGCACCGCTCGTTGCCTTCCGTGACGTCCGCAAGAGCTTCGGCGCCTTCGAGGTGCTGAAGGGCATCGACCTCGACATCGCCCCGGGGGAGGTCGTGGCGCTGATCGGCCGGTCCGGTTCGGGCAAGAGCACCGCGCTGCGCTGCGTGAACGGCCTCGAGAAGATCAACGGCGGCACGCTGACCGTCTGCGGACGCCATCTGCACGAAAGCGGCACCGACCTGCGCGATCTGCGCAAGGATGTCGGCATCGTCTTTCAAAGCTACAACCTGTTCCCCCACCTGACGGTGGAGCAGAACGTGACGCTGGCCCCGCGCAAGGTGCACCGGATCAGCGCGGCCGATGCGCGGACCCTTGCGGCGGATGTGCTGGCGCAGGTCGGCCTTTCGGACAAGGCCGGAAATTATCCCGAACAGCTTTCGGGCGGGCAGCAGCAGCGCGTGGCGATCGCCCGCTCGCTGGCGATGCGGCCCAAGCTGATGCTGTTCGACGAGGTGACATCCGCGCTCGATCCCGAACTGACGGGCGAGGTGCTGCGCACCATCGAACGGCTGGCGGCCAGCGGAATGACGATGGTGCTCGTCACGCACGAGATGTCCTTCGCCAGCTCGGTCGCCGACAAGATCGTCTTCATGCATCAGGGCCGCGTTTGGGAAACCGGCGACGGGCGCATGCTGTCGGCCCCGCAAACGGCCGAACTTCAGCAATTCGTGGGCAACGGTCTCTGA
- a CDS encoding LysR family transcriptional regulator — translation MLNAQWIETFVTLCETGHFTRTAERLNMTQPGVSQQLRKLEEQVGQPLISRDGKRFVPTPAGEAVLRLGHDRRRQEQALRAALSVDDPHVGEVTLACSGSLAMLLYPQLLALMAEAPDLVIRLEAAPQARVQDGVLTGAFDLGIADHAPAHPRLEGQRAGTDELCLVLPAGQSAERFADLQARGFVDHPDGAAYAEALLPANFPDYRGHPRVRSFINQIGQIPEPVARGIGYTILPRSGVEAFARRDRLAVAALSHPVRHDLWLVWRRGRQLPARVAGVAARVTAALGAAVP, via the coding sequence ATGCTGAACGCGCAATGGATCGAAACCTTCGTCACCCTGTGCGAAACCGGGCATTTCACCCGCACCGCCGAGCGGTTGAACATGACCCAGCCCGGCGTGTCCCAGCAGCTGCGCAAGCTGGAGGAGCAGGTGGGACAGCCCCTCATCTCGCGCGATGGCAAGCGGTTCGTCCCGACCCCGGCCGGTGAAGCGGTGCTGCGCCTTGGCCATGACCGACGGCGGCAGGAGCAGGCCCTGCGCGCCGCCCTGTCGGTGGATGATCCCCATGTGGGCGAGGTGACGCTGGCCTGTTCGGGCAGCCTTGCGATGCTGCTTTATCCGCAGCTTCTGGCGCTGATGGCCGAGGCGCCGGATCTGGTGATCCGGCTGGAGGCCGCGCCGCAGGCCCGCGTGCAGGACGGGGTTCTGACGGGGGCGTTCGATCTCGGCATCGCCGATCACGCGCCCGCCCATCCGCGGCTGGAGGGGCAGCGCGCGGGCACGGATGAGCTGTGCCTCGTGCTGCCGGCGGGGCAGTCGGCCGAGCGGTTCGCGGATCTGCAGGCGCGGGGCTTCGTCGATCATCCCGACGGTGCCGCCTATGCCGAGGCGCTGCTGCCCGCCAATTTTCCCGATTATCGCGGTCACCCGCGGGTGCGCAGCTTCATCAACCAGATCGGCCAGATCCCGGAGCCGGTGGCGCGGGGCATCGGCTATACGATCCTGCCGCGCAGCGGGGTGGAGGCGTTCGCGCGCCGCGACCGGCTTGCGGTTGCGGCGCTGTCCCATCCGGTGCGGCACGATCTGTGGCTGGTATGGCGGCGGGGGCGGCAGCTTCCCGCGCGGGTGGCGGGGGTCGCTGCGCGCGTCACGGCCGCGCTGGGGGCGGCCGTGCCCTGA
- a CDS encoding GntR family transcriptional regulator, with the protein MAQTAASELRQRILNAVYPPGFQLKQDVLAAELGMSRIPLREAFLILEKEGLIRLLPHRGAIVAQLSPEEIDELFSMRMLMEPWLLERSAPRLTSADFARLHRIQTRYFKALNDHDVSMWNAINREFHMTLYQHAASHRMLALSDQLLAEVEIHTRTQLLHIPADRERAVAEHAELLDACENGRFAEAADLLRAHIEHIRKALLDLLSSSP; encoded by the coding sequence ATGGCCCAGACCGCCGCGTCGGAACTGCGCCAGCGCATCCTGAATGCGGTTTACCCGCCCGGGTTTCAGTTGAAGCAGGATGTCCTCGCCGCCGAACTCGGGATGAGCCGCATCCCCCTGCGCGAAGCGTTCCTGATCCTTGAAAAGGAGGGCCTCATCCGCCTTCTGCCCCATCGCGGCGCCATTGTCGCCCAACTCTCCCCCGAAGAGATCGACGAGCTGTTCAGCATGCGCATGCTGATGGAGCCGTGGCTGCTGGAACGCTCCGCCCCGCGGCTGACCTCGGCTGATTTCGCGCGGCTGCACCGGATCCAGACCCGTTATTTCAAGGCGCTGAACGATCACGACGTGTCCATGTGGAACGCGATCAACCGCGAATTCCACATGACGCTGTATCAGCACGCCGCGAGCCACCGGATGCTGGCGCTGAGCGATCAGCTTCTGGCCGAGGTGGAAATTCACACCCGCACGCAGCTTCTGCACATCCCCGCCGACCGCGAACGCGCCGTCGCCGAACATGCCGAACTTCTGGACGCCTGCGAGAACGGCCGCTTCGCCGAGGCGGCCGACCTTCTGCGCGCCCATATCGAGCATATCCGCAAGGCGCTGCTGGACCTGCTCTCCTCCTCGCCATGA
- a CDS encoding lactoylglutathione lyase family protein has product MTPTPRTFSHIGLSVPDLDRATEFYRDVMGFYVIMPPTEIAEDDTDIGVMCNDVFGPGWGRFRIAHLATADRIGFELFEFQGNHAAEDNLPFRQTGLFHFAIQDPDVEGLLAKIVAAGGRQRMPVRHYYKDKPYRMVYVEDPFGIVFELYSHSYELTYSAGAYN; this is encoded by the coding sequence ATGACCCCTACCCCCCGTACCTTCTCCCATATCGGGCTCTCGGTGCCCGACCTCGATCGCGCCACGGAATTCTACCGCGACGTGATGGGATTTTACGTCATCATGCCCCCGACCGAGATCGCCGAGGATGACACCGACATCGGCGTGATGTGCAACGATGTCTTCGGCCCCGGCTGGGGACGGTTCCGCATCGCCCACCTCGCCACCGCCGACCGCATCGGCTTCGAGCTTTTCGAGTTTCAGGGCAACCACGCCGCCGAGGACAACCTGCCCTTCCGCCAGACGGGCCTGTTCCACTTCGCCATTCAGGACCCGGATGTCGAAGGGCTCTTGGCCAAGATCGTGGCGGCAGGCGGGCGGCAGCGGATGCCGGTGCGCCACTACTACAAGGACAAGCCCTATCGCATGGTCTATGTCGAAGATCCCTTCGGCATCGTGTTCGAACTCTACTCCCATTCCTACGAACTGACCTATTCGGCGGGCGCTTATAACTGA
- a CDS encoding fumarylacetoacetate hydrolase family protein — protein MKLLRFGEPGKERPGILDDGGAIRDLSGIVSDIDAGTLPDLDRLRGLDVSALPLVPGTPRIGPCIARVGNFIAVGLNYADHAREAGMAIPEEPILFNKAPSSLSGPDDPIRIPRGSDKLDWEVEIAIVIGQPLHEVSAEEAVRGIAGYCICHDVSERTWQQERGGQWTKGKSAPGFGPLGPWLVTPDEIADVQSLALSLDVNGQRMQTGTTETMIFPIAHLVTYIASFMRLEPGDVITTGTPPGVGMGMTPPRFLKAGDVVELAIEGLGHQRQEIVAS, from the coding sequence ATGAAACTGCTGCGCTTTGGCGAACCGGGCAAGGAACGTCCCGGCATCCTCGATGACGGGGGCGCGATTCGCGACCTGTCGGGGATCGTCAGCGACATCGACGCCGGAACGCTGCCCGATCTGGACCGCCTGCGGGGCCTCGATGTCAGTGCCCTGCCCCTCGTGCCCGGCACCCCGCGGATCGGCCCCTGCATCGCGCGGGTCGGCAACTTCATCGCCGTCGGGCTGAACTATGCCGATCATGCCCGCGAGGCCGGCATGGCCATCCCCGAAGAGCCGATCCTGTTCAACAAGGCGCCGTCCTCCCTGTCGGGGCCGGACGATCCGATCCGCATCCCGCGCGGTTCGGACAAGCTGGACTGGGAGGTGGAGATCGCGATCGTCATCGGCCAGCCCCTCCATGAGGTGAGCGCGGAGGAGGCCGTGCGCGGCATCGCCGGCTACTGCATCTGCCATGACGTGTCCGAACGCACATGGCAGCAGGAACGCGGCGGCCAGTGGACGAAGGGCAAAAGCGCGCCGGGCTTCGGCCCCCTCGGCCCATGGCTCGTGACCCCGGACGAGATCGCAGATGTGCAGTCCCTCGCCCTCAGCCTCGATGTGAACGGGCAGCGGATGCAGACCGGCACGACCGAGACGATGATCTTCCCCATCGCCCATCTGGTCACCTACATCGCGTCCTTCATGCGGCTGGAGCCGGGCGACGTGATCACCACCGGCACCCCGCCCGGCGTGGGCATGGGCATGACGCCGCCGCGCTTCCTGAAGGCCGGGGACGTGGTGGAACTGGCGATCGAGGGCCTCGGCCATCAGCGTCAGGAGATCGTGGCCAGCTGA
- a CDS encoding GntR family transcriptional regulator, whose protein sequence is MAALEGEGRVTRFAGRGLMVPGDEPRRIPLTPAMLGLAEDEPPAKAPTWQQLYYDVEREIILQSVMGRFRVNELALSRHLDVGRTVARDLLIQAEKLGLVQKGERAHWWIVPLDAARFQHLYQLRVLLEPAALQSAIPHIPPEDLRAMQERLHAVIDSYPSVDSPTLDRLETDLHVDCLEHASNPELLAALKRTHCILVSGKHIQVAAGRVPDAFMDEHLAVLDAVAAGDVRRAKRALAQHLASSAGKATERLTAFRATARAAPPPYIV, encoded by the coding sequence TTGGCCGCGCTGGAGGGAGAGGGCCGCGTCACCCGTTTCGCCGGGCGCGGCCTGATGGTGCCGGGGGACGAGCCGCGCCGCATCCCCCTGACCCCCGCCATGCTGGGCCTTGCCGAGGACGAGCCCCCGGCCAAGGCCCCGACATGGCAGCAGCTCTATTACGATGTGGAGCGGGAGATCATCCTGCAATCGGTCATGGGCCGGTTCCGCGTGAACGAACTCGCGCTGTCGCGTCATCTCGATGTCGGGCGCACCGTGGCGCGCGATCTGCTGATACAGGCCGAGAAGCTGGGCCTCGTTCAAAAGGGGGAGCGGGCGCATTGGTGGATCGTGCCGCTGGATGCGGCGCGGTTCCAGCACCTCTATCAGTTACGGGTGCTCTTGGAACCGGCGGCGCTGCAATCGGCGATCCCGCATATCCCGCCCGAGGATCTGCGCGCCATGCAGGAGCGCCTGCATGCGGTGATCGACAGCTATCCGTCCGTGGACAGCCCGACGCTGGACCGGCTGGAGACGGATCTGCATGTCGATTGCTTGGAACATGCGAGCAATCCCGAACTGCTGGCCGCGCTGAAGCGCACGCATTGCATCCTCGTATCCGGCAAGCACATTCAGGTTGCGGCGGGGCGCGTGCCCGATGCCTTCATGGACGAACATCTGGCGGTGCTCGATGCCGTGGCAGCGGGGGATGTGCGCCGCGCCAAACGGGCGCTGGCGCAGCATCTCGCCTCTTCGGCCGGAAAGGCGACGGAGCGGCTGACGGCCTTCCGCGCCACCGCCCGCGCCGCCCCCCCGCCTTACATCGTCTGA
- a CDS encoding amino acid ABC transporter permease → MGYEFDFSFLSSYAPDMWRGVWLTLGMTFVSIVPGFVLGTAVALARLHGGPWLRGIATCYVEAIRNTPLIIQVFWLFFGLAVLQIYIGSFVAAVIALTINVGAYTAEIMRAGFQSIPKGQVEAAECLALGPVQTVLSVQLPQAVERVYPALVSQFVLMMLATSIMSQISAEELTGVAYMVQSFTFRGFEVYLVIAAIYLAMATLLRIVLMGVAQVSFPRRRRLRTPL, encoded by the coding sequence ATGGGCTATGAATTCGATTTCTCGTTCTTGTCGAGCTACGCGCCGGACATGTGGCGCGGGGTCTGGCTGACGCTGGGGATGACCTTCGTCTCCATCGTTCCGGGCTTCGTGCTGGGCACGGCGGTGGCGCTGGCGCGGCTTCATGGCGGGCCATGGCTGCGCGGGATCGCCACCTGCTATGTGGAGGCGATCCGCAACACGCCGCTGATCATTCAGGTCTTCTGGCTGTTCTTCGGCCTTGCGGTCCTGCAGATCTACATCGGCTCGTTCGTGGCGGCGGTGATCGCGCTGACGATCAATGTCGGCGCCTATACCGCCGAGATCATGCGCGCCGGGTTCCAGAGCATCCCCAAGGGACAGGTGGAAGCCGCCGAATGCCTCGCCCTCGGCCCGGTGCAGACCGTGCTGTCGGTGCAGCTGCCCCAAGCGGTGGAGCGGGTCTATCCCGCGCTCGTCAGCCAGTTCGTGCTGATGATGCTCGCCACCTCCATCATGTCCCAGATCTCGGCCGAGGAACTGACCGGCGTTGCCTATATGGTGCAGTCCTTCACGTTCCGGGGCTTCGAGGTCTACCTCGTGATCGCGGCCATCTACCTTGCGATGGCGACGCTGCTGCGCATCGTGCTGATGGGCGTCGCGCAGGTCAGCTTCCCGCGGCGGCGGCGGCTTCGCACCCCTCTTTGA
- a CDS encoding transporter substrate-binding domain-containing protein: MTVRTYLGAIALSLVAGAAMPALADTLDDIKARGSVIVAIDVSHPPYGMLDSATRETGSDVETAQLLAEDLGVKLQLVPVSGANRVPFLLSNKVDVVIASFSITDERRKVIDYSRPYGVIPVVISAPEGEAITEAQDLAGKAIAVARGTTADIELTRLVKDTGVRANIVRYEDEATATTAVATGQQKMLAAALSTANALAEQNPGLGLEVKMNMASYPMAIGLRKDEPALKEALDGWVLANLQNGKLNGIYEKYFHQSLPADLAE; encoded by the coding sequence ATGACTGTTCGCACCTATCTTGGCGCCATCGCGCTTTCGCTGGTGGCCGGGGCGGCGATGCCGGCCCTTGCCGATACCTTGGACGACATCAAGGCGCGGGGCAGCGTCATCGTCGCCATCGATGTCAGCCACCCGCCTTACGGCATGCTCGACAGCGCCACCCGCGAAACCGGATCGGACGTGGAGACGGCGCAGCTTCTGGCCGAGGATCTGGGCGTGAAGCTGCAACTCGTGCCCGTGTCGGGGGCGAACCGGGTGCCGTTCCTGCTCTCCAACAAGGTGGATGTGGTGATCGCGTCCTTCTCCATCACGGACGAACGCCGGAAGGTCATCGACTATTCCCGGCCCTATGGGGTGATCCCGGTCGTCATCTCCGCCCCCGAGGGCGAGGCGATCACCGAGGCGCAGGATCTGGCCGGCAAGGCCATCGCGGTCGCCCGCGGCACCACCGCCGATATCGAACTGACGCGCCTCGTGAAGGATACGGGCGTGCGCGCGAACATCGTCCGCTACGAGGACGAGGCGACGGCCACCACCGCCGTCGCAACCGGCCAGCAGAAGATGCTGGCGGCCGCCCTTTCCACCGCCAACGCGCTGGCCGAGCAGAACCCCGGCCTCGGGCTGGAGGTGAAGATGAACATGGCCTCCTATCCGATGGCCATCGGCCTTCGCAAGGATGAGCCGGCGCTGAAGGAGGCGCTGGACGGCTGGGTGCTGGCGAACCTGCAGAACGGCAAGCTGAACGGCATCTACGAGAAGTACTTCCACCAATCCCTGCCCGCCGATCTCGCGGAATGA